The following are from one region of the Populus trichocarpa isolate Nisqually-1 chromosome 8, P.trichocarpa_v4.1, whole genome shotgun sequence genome:
- the LOC7494913 gene encoding acyl-CoA-binding domain-containing protein 4 isoform X2: protein MWSSLKFKSKVDGGKGEENGAPEVLPATSDHSMVKWGNKLLLLGGHSKANSDSMIVRFLDLETHACGVIETSGEAPVSRGGHSVTLVGSRLIIFGGEDRNRKLLNNVYALDLETMTWDVVVTKQTPPAPRFDHTAAINGDRYLLIFGGCSHSIFFNDLHVLDLQTMEWSQPEVQGDLVTPRAGHSGVTIGENWYIVGGGDNKNGCPETLVLNMSKLAWSALASVKERDPLASEGLSVCSVLINGERHLVAFGGYNGKYNNEVFVMRLKPRDALRPKIFQSPAAAAAAASVTAAYALAKSEKLDFSKLNLNSNGTGKNSTEQDLAFEIDALKEEKKVLELSLAEVRAENYRVTEKIDEVNGTHAELSKELHSVQGQLVAERSRCFKLEAQIAELQKMMESLQSIENEVQLLRRQKSALDQEIERSAAQRQGSGGVWRWIAG, encoded by the exons ATGTGGTCTAGTTTAAAGTTCAAAAGTAAAGTAGATGGTGGAAAAGGTGAAGAGAATGGTGCACCGGAAGTTCTTCCAGCTACTTCAGATCATAGTATG GTTAAGTGGGGAAACAAACTTCTTCTCCTTGGTGGGCATTCGAAGGCGAATTCTGATAGCATGATAG TGAGGTTCCTTGATCTAGAAACACATGCTTGTGGTGTTATCGAGACTTCAGGAGAAGCTCCG GTGTCCCGAGGGGGGCATTCGGTTACACTAGTTGGTTCTAGACTGATAATTTTTGGTGGAGAGGATAGGAACAGGAAATTGCTGAATAATGTTTATGCCCTTGACTTGGAAACAATGACTTGGGATGTGGTAGTGACAAA GCAGACACCTCCAGCTCCCAGATTTGATCACACAGCTGCAATAAATGGGGACCGCTATCTTCTAATCTTTGGTGGCTGTTCTCATTCAATCTTCTTCAATGATCTCCATGTACTCGACTTGCAGACT ATGGAGTGGTCCCAGCCCGAAGTTCAAGGTGATTTGGTGACTCCTAGGGCTGGTCATTCTGGTGTAACCATTGGTGAGAACTGGTATATTGTTGGTGGTGGAGATAACAAAAATG GTTGCCCAGAGACCCTTGTGTTAAATATGTCTAAGCTTGCTTGGTCAGCATTGGCTAGTGTAAAGGAAAGAGATCCACTTGCTAGCGAG GGACTTAGTGTTTGCTCAGTATTAATTAATGGAGAGAGGCATTTGGTTGCCTTTGGTGGCTATAATGGGAAATACAACAATGAG GTTTTTGTTATGAGACTTAAACCAAGAGATGCATTGCGTCCAAAGATTTTTCAGTCACcagcagcagctgcagctgcaGCTTCTGTTACTGCTGCATATGCCTTGGCCAAATCCGAGAAGTTAGATTTCTCCAAATTAAATCTGAACTCTAATGGAACTGGAAAGAATTCTACTGAACAAGATTTAGCATTTGAAATTGATGCactgaaagaagagaaaaaggtgCTGGAATTGTCCCTCGCAGAAGTCAGAGCAGAAAATTATAGGGTTACAGAAAAGATTGATGAAGTTAATGGTACTCATGCAGAACTCTCCAAG GAACTCCATTCTGTCCAAGGTCAACTAGTTGCTGAGAGATCAAGATGCTTTAAACTTGAG GCACAAATTGCCGAGTTACAGAAGATGATGGAATCATTGCAGTCCATAGAGAATGAAGTACAACTACTTAGAAGACAGAAGTCTGCACTGGATCAGGAGATAGAGCGTAGTGCAGCTCAAAGACAAGGTTCTGGTGGTGTCTGGCGATGGATAGCTGGCTAA
- the LOC112328510 gene encoding putative glycine-rich cell wall structural protein 1, producing MASPRLLGTAFLVLLIVDIAFAARTLQAISGGGGGGGGKGGGGGGGSGSGHGSGYGSGSGYGAGKGYGAGGRGGGGGGGGGGGGGGGGGGSGGGSGSGYGSGSGSGYGSGGGIGAGEGGGGGGGSGGGGGGGHGSGSGSGSGSGSGSGSGSGSGNGGGGGGGGGGYGSGYGGGKGKSLP from the exons ATGGCAAGTCCAAGACTGTTAGGGACTGCTTTCCTGGTCTTGCTTATTGTAGACATCGCCTTTGCTGCTAGGACACTACAGGCAATcagtggaggaggaggtggaggtggagggaAGGgcggaggtggtggtggtggttctgGATCAGGACATGGGTCAGGTTATGGTTCTGGGTCTGGATACGGGGCTGGTAAAGGATATGGTGCTGGTGGTCgaggaggaggtggaggtggaggaggaggtggaggcGGCGGCGGCGGAGGCGGCGGTAGCGGAGGTGGGTCAGGTTCTGGCTATGGGTCCGGTAGCGGCTCAGGCTATGGTTCTGGTGGTGGGATAGGTGCTGGAGAAGGTGGAGGTGGTGGCGGAGGcagtggaggtggtggtggtggag GTCACGGCAGTGGATCCGGAAGTGGGTCGGGAAGTGGAAGTGGAAGTGGAAGTGGGAGTGGGAGTGGGAATGGAGGTgggggaggaggaggtggtgggg GTTATGGCTCTGGGTATGGAGGAGGGAAAGGCAAAAGCTTGCCGTGA
- the LOC7494914 gene encoding acyl-CoA-binding domain-containing protein 6 — translation MRLKPRDASRPKIFRSAASVTAAHALAKSEKLDFSNLNLNSNGTGKNSTEQDLGFEIDALKEEKKVLELPLAEVRADNFRLTEKIDEVNGTHAELSKELHSVQGQLVAERSRCFKLEAQTAELQMMLESLQSIENEVQLLRRQKSASDLLVSGVG, via the exons ATGAGACTTAAACCAAGAGATGCATCGCGTCCAAAGATTTTTCGGTCAGCAGCTTCTGTTACTGCTGCACATGCCTTGGCCAAATCTGAAAAGTTGGATTTCTCCAACTTAAATCTGAACTCTAATGGAACTGGAAAGAATTCTACTGAACAAGATTTGGGATTTGAAATTGATGCactgaaagaagagaaaaaggtgCTGGAATTGCCCCTCGCAGAAGTCAGAGCAGACAATTTTAGGCTTACAGAAAAGATTGATGAAGTTAATGGTACTCATGCAGAACTCTCCAAG gaaCTTCATTCTGTCCAAGGTCAACTAGTTGCTGAAAGATCAAGATGCTTTAAACTTGAG GCACAAACTGCCGAGTTACAGATGATGCTGGAATCATTGCAGTCCATAGAGAATGAAGTACAGCTACTTAGAAGACAGAAGTCTGCATCGGATCTGTTGGTGTCTGGCGTTGGATAG
- the LOC7494913 gene encoding acyl-CoA-binding domain-containing protein 4 isoform X1, protein MGTEEIEKEMNAANWFSQLAYDRWVPIPVSGARPSARYKHAAAVADDDGKLYIAGGSRTGRYLPDVQVFDFRGLMWSSLKFKSKVDGGKGEENGAPEVLPATSDHSMVKWGNKLLLLGGHSKANSDSMIVRFLDLETHACGVIETSGEAPVSRGGHSVTLVGSRLIIFGGEDRNRKLLNNVYALDLETMTWDVVVTKQTPPAPRFDHTAAINGDRYLLIFGGCSHSIFFNDLHVLDLQTMEWSQPEVQGDLVTPRAGHSGVTIGENWYIVGGGDNKNGCPETLVLNMSKLAWSALASVKERDPLASEGLSVCSVLINGERHLVAFGGYNGKYNNEVFVMRLKPRDALRPKIFQSPAAAAAAASVTAAYALAKSEKLDFSKLNLNSNGTGKNSTEQDLAFEIDALKEEKKVLELSLAEVRAENYRVTEKIDEVNGTHAELSKELHSVQGQLVAERSRCFKLEAQIAELQKMMESLQSIENEVQLLRRQKSALDQEIERSAAQRQGSGGVWRWIAG, encoded by the exons ATGGGAACAGAGGAGATTGAGAAGGAAATGAACGCGGCCAATTGGTTTTCGCAATTAGCTTATGACCGGTGGGTACCAATCCCTGTCTCCGGCGCAAGACCATCAGCTCGCTACAAG CATGCTGCAGCAGTTGCTGATGATGATGGGAAATTATATATAGCTGGCGGGAGTCGTACCGGGCGGTATTTGCCTGATGTCCAG GTTTTTGATTTTAGAGGTTTGATGTGGTCTAGTTTAAAGTTCAAAAGTAAAGTAGATGGTGGAAAAGGTGAAGAGAATGGTGCACCGGAAGTTCTTCCAGCTACTTCAGATCATAGTATG GTTAAGTGGGGAAACAAACTTCTTCTCCTTGGTGGGCATTCGAAGGCGAATTCTGATAGCATGATAG TGAGGTTCCTTGATCTAGAAACACATGCTTGTGGTGTTATCGAGACTTCAGGAGAAGCTCCG GTGTCCCGAGGGGGGCATTCGGTTACACTAGTTGGTTCTAGACTGATAATTTTTGGTGGAGAGGATAGGAACAGGAAATTGCTGAATAATGTTTATGCCCTTGACTTGGAAACAATGACTTGGGATGTGGTAGTGACAAA GCAGACACCTCCAGCTCCCAGATTTGATCACACAGCTGCAATAAATGGGGACCGCTATCTTCTAATCTTTGGTGGCTGTTCTCATTCAATCTTCTTCAATGATCTCCATGTACTCGACTTGCAGACT ATGGAGTGGTCCCAGCCCGAAGTTCAAGGTGATTTGGTGACTCCTAGGGCTGGTCATTCTGGTGTAACCATTGGTGAGAACTGGTATATTGTTGGTGGTGGAGATAACAAAAATG GTTGCCCAGAGACCCTTGTGTTAAATATGTCTAAGCTTGCTTGGTCAGCATTGGCTAGTGTAAAGGAAAGAGATCCACTTGCTAGCGAG GGACTTAGTGTTTGCTCAGTATTAATTAATGGAGAGAGGCATTTGGTTGCCTTTGGTGGCTATAATGGGAAATACAACAATGAG GTTTTTGTTATGAGACTTAAACCAAGAGATGCATTGCGTCCAAAGATTTTTCAGTCACcagcagcagctgcagctgcaGCTTCTGTTACTGCTGCATATGCCTTGGCCAAATCCGAGAAGTTAGATTTCTCCAAATTAAATCTGAACTCTAATGGAACTGGAAAGAATTCTACTGAACAAGATTTAGCATTTGAAATTGATGCactgaaagaagagaaaaaggtgCTGGAATTGTCCCTCGCAGAAGTCAGAGCAGAAAATTATAGGGTTACAGAAAAGATTGATGAAGTTAATGGTACTCATGCAGAACTCTCCAAG GAACTCCATTCTGTCCAAGGTCAACTAGTTGCTGAGAGATCAAGATGCTTTAAACTTGAG GCACAAATTGCCGAGTTACAGAAGATGATGGAATCATTGCAGTCCATAGAGAATGAAGTACAACTACTTAGAAGACAGAAGTCTGCACTGGATCAGGAGATAGAGCGTAGTGCAGCTCAAAGACAAGGTTCTGGTGGTGTCTGGCGATGGATAGCTGGCTAA